The DNA region TGTTCGACGTCTTTCGCAAAGACCAACCGTTTTGGCTGATGGGCATGAGCTCGATCTTTCTTTGGGTGGCCCAGATCTGGCAACACGTGCAGAACATGCGCGGGCGTGCAGGGCTTCAATGAATCAGACGCAAACACTGATCCAGCACCTCGGCTTGATGCCCCATCCGGAGGGGGGCTGGTACCGGGAGTTACATCGCAGCCCAGACCAAGTTCAACGACAGGACGGTGCCGAGCGATCTGCCCTGACGGCCATTCTGTTTTTGCTGCCCGGCGATGCCATCAGTTGCTGGCATCGGGTGATCGGTGGAGACGAAGTCTGGACACATATTGATGGGGCAATGCTGGAGCTCTTTCAGTGCCAGGCCGACGGCACAGGGCTGCAACGTGATGCTTTGCATGCATCCAACCCCGTCAAAGTGGTTCCCGCCAACGCCTGGCAGGCGGCAAGGAGTCTGGGTGACTACTCCCTGGTGAGCTGTTGTGTGGGGCCGGGGTTTGACTTCTGTGATTTCGAGATGGCGCGGCAGCAACCCACGACAGAACGCCCGAAATTGCCCCATCCGGAGTTGATCTGAACCAATGGCTTCGTAGCCTCACCACATCGATCAATGGCCATGGGCAGCAGCTTCGGCGACCTCTTCCGGATCAGCACCTTCGGTGAATCCCACGGGGGAGGGGTGGGTGTGATTGTTGAGGGCTGTCCACCACGGCTCAACCTCAGCGTCGAGTCGATTCAGGCCGAACTGGATCGACGCAAGCCAGGCCAAAGCCACATCACCACGCCGCGCAAGGAAGCGGACCAGGTGGAGATTCTCAGTGGCCTGCTGGATGGCGAAACCACACTTGGCACCCCGATCGCCATGGTCGTTCGGAACAAGGACCAACGACCAGGGGATTACAAGGACATGGCGGTCGCTTTCCGCCCATCCCATGCCGATGCCACTTACCAGGCGAAGTATGGGATCCAGGCACGCAGCGGTGGAGGACGTGCGTCAGCGCGGGAAACCATCGGCCGTGTCGCTGCTGGTGCGATTGCCAAGCAGCTGCTGAAACAAGCAGCAGGAACTGAAATCCTGGCCTGGGTGAGGCGGATCCACACAATCGAAGCCTCAGGCATCGACCCGCAGCAGGTTCAGCTGGGCGATGTGGAGGCCAACATCGTTCGGTGTCCGGAGCAAGCGATCGCTGAGCGGATGATTGAGCGCATCGAAGCCATTGGCCGCGAGGGTGATTCCTGCGGCGGGGTGATCGAGTGCGTGGTGCGCCATCCCTCGATTGGTCTGGGCATGCCGGTGTTCGACAAACTCGAAGCCGACCTCGCCAAAGCTGTGATGTCGCTGCCGGCCACCAAGGGATTTGAAATTGGTTCCGGTTTCGATGGAACGCTGTTAAGGGGCAGCGAACACAACGATGCCTTTATGCCGAGCGACGATGGCCGGCTGAAGACCGCCACCAACAACTCCGGTGGCATCCAGGGGGGGATCAGCAATGGTGAGCCGATTGTGATCCGGGTGGCCTTCAAGCCAACGGCCACGATCCGCAAAGAGCAGCAGACCATCGATTCCGATGGCAAGGCCACCACACTCGCAGGGAAAGGACGGCACGACCCATGCGTTCTGCCTCGGGCCGTGCCGATGGTTGAAGCGATGGTGGCACTCGTTCTGGCTGATCACCTGCTGAGGCAGCAGGGGCAATGCAGCCTTTGGTGAGCACCACCCTCAAGTCAGATCAAACGGAACCCACCGCTGTGCTGGCGTTTGAGCTCATCGCCGCTGCGGCCGCTTTCGTCTTTGCCGCGCTGCGGGTCCGGGTGCGTCGAGCGGGCTTTTTGCTGGCCTGAGCCTTTGCTGAGGCTGGTTTCTTGGCAGCCATCGTTTTCTTCACCGTCCGGCGAGCACGACCGGTCGCCCCACGGCTGCGATGACTCAACACCAAGGCCCACTCCTCGTCACTGAGGGTGGATGGTTTGCTGCCGTGGGCATAGGACAGCTTGGCCGCCTTCTCGATGTCCTTGATCAGATTGGTCCAGGACGTGGCAAAACGCTTGTCGGACTGCGATTTCGCACCGCTTTCCACCAGAGTCTCCACAACCCCTGCGGCCGAAACCTTCTTGCGCCGGCGATTGAAAATCTCTTTCTGAAGCTGAGCGATCAGGGCATCGGCCTTGTCGCTGAGCTTGATCGTGAGCTGCGACATGACGCAGTTAGATAGCTATCTCATCTGTAGCATCTTGGACGCACGTCGACCAGTCGTTGGCATCAACACTGGCTTGTCGATTGATGCAACCAGTCGAGAAGTGCCTGGAAGGCGGGCGGCGAACCCACCACCCTGCGGCCCAAAGCCACAGCGCCATGCCCAGCCTCCAGCCATACAGGGAGATCGCCCACCTCAAGACCACCAGCTGCAATCACAAAGGGCAGGGGGCCGAGGGGTGCCTGCAAGCGGCCCCAATACCCCGGCCCGAGGTTGACGGCAGGAAACAGCTTGACAACACGACAGCCGAACCGCATGGCTTGATGGACCTCCGTGGGGCTGAAGACACCAGGCACCAGCAAGACCCCAAGCCCTCGGGCCCGCTCAACAAGCTCCGGGCACCAACAAGGCGCCATCGCATAGCTGAGATCAAGCCGCGATAGATCGCTGAGCGCCTTGGCAACCGTCACAGAGGCCGCTCCCAGATTCAATTCAGGGCAATGGTCCTGCACCCGTTGCATAAACCCCATCCAGCCTGGCTGGTCAAGCCAGGCCACCTCGAGATGTCGCAGTCCTGCAGCATGAAGCTGCTGCACTTGCTCCAACAAGCCAGACCCCGAGCCTGAAGCCTCGAGGTCGTCTGGCTCAGGACGAATCACCAACAAAAGAGGCTGATGCTGCAGGGATGCCACGAAGAGCTCCTGCCGCACCAGCCAAGGGTTGGAAGACGAATCGAAATCAGACGTATTCGGCGACCCGGACGTCACGTTTGATCAGCAGCTCCTGAAGCTCTTCAGCATCAACAGTCTCTTGCTCAACGAGCATTTCAGCCAATTCATCCAGAACGGCTCGGTTGTCGACAAGAACCTTGGTG from Synechococcus sp. MU1643 includes:
- a CDS encoding cupin domain-containing protein codes for the protein MNQTQTLIQHLGLMPHPEGGWYRELHRSPDQVQRQDGAERSALTAILFLLPGDAISCWHRVIGGDEVWTHIDGAMLELFQCQADGTGLQRDALHASNPVKVVPANAWQAARSLGDYSLVSCCVGPGFDFCDFEMARQQPTTERPKLPHPELI
- the aroC gene encoding chorismate synthase, with protein sequence MGSSFGDLFRISTFGESHGGGVGVIVEGCPPRLNLSVESIQAELDRRKPGQSHITTPRKEADQVEILSGLLDGETTLGTPIAMVVRNKDQRPGDYKDMAVAFRPSHADATYQAKYGIQARSGGGRASARETIGRVAAGAIAKQLLKQAAGTEILAWVRRIHTIEASGIDPQQVQLGDVEANIVRCPEQAIAERMIERIEAIGREGDSCGGVIECVVRHPSIGLGMPVFDKLEADLAKAVMSLPATKGFEIGSGFDGTLLRGSEHNDAFMPSDDGRLKTATNNSGGIQGGISNGEPIVIRVAFKPTATIRKEQQTIDSDGKATTLAGKGRHDPCVLPRAVPMVEAMVALVLADHLLRQQGQCSLW
- a CDS encoding bifunctional 4-hydroxy-2-oxoglutarate aldolase/2-dehydro-3-deoxy-phosphogluconate aldolase, producing the protein MTSGSPNTSDFDSSSNPWLVRQELFVASLQHQPLLLVIRPEPDDLEASGSGSGLLEQVQQLHAAGLRHLEVAWLDQPGWMGFMQRVQDHCPELNLGAASVTVAKALSDLSRLDLSYAMAPCWCPELVERARGLGVLLVPGVFSPTEVHQAMRFGCRVVKLFPAVNLGPGYWGRLQAPLGPLPFVIAAGGLEVGDLPVWLEAGHGAVALGRRVVGSPPAFQALLDWLHQSTSQC